The Micromonospora krabiensis genome window below encodes:
- a CDS encoding ABC transporter substrate-binding protein: MRRIRKLVVAVALAATAATTVAACGGGEGGDGSDAKTLKLWHYESANSAMGIAWDRAIQIFKDEHPGVEVQFERKAFEQIQQNAGMIINSSEGPDVMEYNKGNATAGLLSSQGLLTDLSEEATKRGWDKALSPSLQTTARYSDKGVMGSGNWYGVPNYGEYVTVYYNKDLFDRYGVKVPTTMAEFTAAMDTFVGKGVTPLAEAGAEYPAGQLFYQLALAKADRQFVNNYQLYQNPVDFHADPLKYGADTFADWVRKGYVAKDSASLKAEDMGTAFISGKAPMIVSGSWWYGRFKSEAKFNWDTFLFPGNTLQAGSSGNLWVVPANSKAKSLAYDFVDITLRPEIQALIGNNGGVPVAADASKITDPKDRKLIENFNTISQQDGLAFYPDWPVPGYYDVLVSGFQGLINGSKTPEQVLDTIAKPYADGVKEITGK, from the coding sequence ATGAGGCGTATCCGCAAGCTGGTCGTCGCGGTCGCGCTGGCCGCGACGGCGGCCACCACGGTGGCCGCCTGCGGCGGCGGCGAGGGCGGCGACGGTAGCGACGCCAAAACCCTCAAGCTCTGGCACTACGAGAGCGCGAACAGCGCGATGGGCATCGCCTGGGACCGGGCGATCCAGATCTTCAAGGACGAGCACCCGGGCGTCGAGGTGCAGTTCGAGCGCAAGGCGTTCGAGCAGATCCAGCAGAACGCCGGCATGATCATCAACTCGTCCGAGGGCCCGGACGTCATGGAGTACAACAAGGGCAACGCGACCGCCGGCCTGCTCTCCTCCCAGGGCCTGCTCACCGACCTGAGCGAGGAGGCCACCAAGCGCGGCTGGGACAAGGCGCTCAGCCCCAGCCTGCAGACCACCGCCCGCTACAGCGACAAGGGCGTGATGGGCTCGGGCAACTGGTACGGCGTGCCGAACTACGGCGAGTACGTGACGGTCTACTACAACAAGGACCTCTTCGACCGGTACGGCGTCAAGGTGCCGACCACAATGGCCGAGTTCACCGCCGCCATGGACACCTTCGTCGGCAAGGGCGTCACGCCGCTGGCCGAGGCCGGCGCCGAATACCCGGCCGGGCAGCTGTTCTACCAGCTCGCCCTCGCCAAGGCCGACCGCCAGTTCGTCAACAACTACCAGCTCTACCAGAACCCGGTGGACTTCCACGCCGACCCGCTGAAGTACGGCGCGGACACCTTCGCCGACTGGGTGCGCAAGGGTTACGTCGCCAAGGACTCGGCGAGCCTGAAGGCCGAGGACATGGGCACCGCGTTCATCTCCGGCAAGGCGCCGATGATCGTCTCCGGCAGCTGGTGGTACGGCCGCTTCAAGAGCGAGGCCAAGTTCAACTGGGACACCTTCCTCTTCCCCGGCAACACCCTCCAGGCCGGCTCGTCCGGCAACCTGTGGGTCGTGCCCGCGAACAGCAAGGCCAAGTCCCTGGCGTACGACTTCGTCGACATCACCCTGCGCCCGGAGATCCAGGCGCTGATCGGCAACAACGGCGGCGTCCCGGTCGCCGCCGACGCGTCGAAGATCACCGACCCGAAGGACCGCAAGCTGATCGAGAACTTCAACACGATCAGCCAGCAGGACGGTCTGGCCTTCTACCCGGACTGGCCCGTGCCCGGCTACTACGACGTGCTGGTCTCCGGCTTCCAGGGCCTGATCAACGGCTCCAAGACCCCGGAACAGGTGCTCGACACGATCGCCAAGCCGTACGCGGACGGCGTCAAGGAGATCACCGGCAAGTGA